One window of Triticum dicoccoides isolate Atlit2015 ecotype Zavitan chromosome 5A, WEW_v2.0, whole genome shotgun sequence genomic DNA carries:
- the LOC119303224 gene encoding transcription factor bHLH113-like, whose protein sequence is MVKEEEVMAEAGGGGGGGRGYMDMLGLGEEAMADYFLCLSPSSSAAISTTTSASASTHAVASPTCASYLQPPPAAPYHHVLRFGGRAEQQYHGGGDVFGFQYYYYGAGGPAIPVAAPQKSSPTTDCSSSISSMSSSPTATAASVISTSKPQPTKKRGSRSSGDQRKAAPPAASSNKRPRARKERLGERILALQQLVSPFGKTDTASVLHEALGYIRFLHDQVQVLSSPYMQRLPPPPSPAPLPEEPRAPNDLRSRGLCLVPVSCTDHVAGGNANGADVWSSVPAMGMPATAEEEYAVAAGMLRGDRDHHPRQLA, encoded by the exons ATGGTGAAGGAGGAGGAGGTCATGGCGGAGGCCGGAGGAGGTGGGGGAGGAGGGAGGGGGTACATGGACATGCTCGGCCTCGGGGAGGAGGCCATGGCCGACTACTTCCTCTGCCTCTCGCCGTCCTCCTCCGCcgccatctccaccaccaccagcgCCAGCGCCAGCACTCATGCGGTCGCTTCTCCCACCTGCGCCTCCTACCTGCAGCCTCCTCCGGCGGCGCCGTACCACCACGTCCTCAGGTTCGGCGGCCGGGCGGAGCAGCAGTACCACGGAGGCGGCGACGTCTTCGGGTTCCAGTACTACTACTACGGCGCCGGCGGTCCCGCGATCCCAGTGGCTGCCCCGCAGAAGTCCAGCCCGACCACcgactgctcctcctccatctcctccatgtcgtcctcgcccaccgccaccgccgcctcggtcATCTCCACCTCCAAGCCACAGCCGACCAAG AAGAGAGGATCAAGAAGCAGCGGCGATCAGAGAAAGGCTGCTCCACCCGCCGCTTCCTCGAACAAGAGGCCCAGG GCGAGGAAGGAGCGGCTCGGGGAGAGgatcctggcgctgcagcagctggTTTCTCCGTTCGGGAAG ACCGACACGGCCTCCGTCCTGCACGAGGCGCTCGGCTACATACGCTTCCTGCACGACCAGGTTCAG GTCCTCAGCTCGCCGTACATGCAGCGCCTGCCACCGCCACCTTCCCCCGCCCCGCTCCCG GAGGAGCCGCGGGCGCCGAACGACCTGAGGAGCCGGGGGCTGTGCCTCGTGCCGGTCTCCTGCACCGACCACGTCGCCGGCGGCAATGCCAACGGCGCCGACGTCTGGTCGTCGGTGCCGGCGATGGGCATGCCGGCCACGGCGGAGGAGGAGTACGCGGTCGCTGCTGGGATGCTTCGCGGGGATAGGGATCATCATCCTAGGCAGCTGGCCTAG